In the Arthrobacter sp. 31Y genome, one interval contains:
- a CDS encoding nuclear transport factor 2 family protein, translated as MMTSPSAQLTRQLIELMSSARFEQALLMYSEDIVLKDVFGLPHAHEIHGLAELRNFYAPLLTNEGARMYEGLQVRNLVITETTDPDLAIAQWDYVSSTSDGEVVNANVIVVRTLKGKIVESIDYHNHITRAAASGALPGLLAELGAHYAPETQVQGLLEA; from the coding sequence ATGATGACTTCACCATCCGCGCAATTGACACGGCAGCTCATCGAGCTAATGAGTTCAGCACGCTTCGAGCAGGCGTTGTTGATGTACAGCGAAGACATTGTCCTCAAAGACGTCTTCGGTCTCCCGCACGCCCATGAGATCCATGGCTTGGCGGAGTTGCGGAATTTCTACGCGCCGCTTCTGACTAATGAAGGTGCCCGCATGTACGAGGGCCTTCAGGTCCGAAATCTGGTGATCACTGAAACAACCGATCCAGATTTGGCGATCGCCCAGTGGGACTACGTATCGAGCACTTCGGATGGAGAGGTGGTCAATGCAAACGTGATCGTCGTCCGCACTCTCAAGGGAAAGATCGTCGAGAGCATTGACTATCACAACCACATCACCCGAGCTGCAGCAAGTGGAGCACTTCCGGGGCTCCTGGCGGAGCTGGGCGCCCATTACGCGCCGGAAACCCAGGTACAAGGCCTGTTGGAAGCATGA
- a CDS encoding beta-glucosidase family protein, with protein MELLTTATEHDNSTVERLVSLVAELTLEEKVQLLTGRDFWTTRPLEKIGLRRMLFSDGPTGVRGEVWDERRPSLNFPSAAAISSSWDPGIADRLGVASAVEARRKGVDVVLGPTINLHRSPLGGRHFEAFSEDPVLTAELAAAYVAGVQRNGVGATPKHYVANDSETDRFEVNVKVADRPLRELYLLAFEKAIVQSEAWLVMSAYNSINGITATENELLEVPLNSEWGFNGVVISDWTAVRSVNSAAASQDLVMPGPEGPWGETLVRAVTAGEIPEAAVDRKVLRILQLAARVGALAGFDAVVPEPWGMEELIAFAREASAAGTVMVKNDGILPVSPASVRKVAVIGHNARHARTQGGGSATVVPEKVVNPLDGIRAAFGAEKVSYSMGAVVQEGITELPLEQIANPVTGEPGIRVRFLDSKGQELFAEDRQSTALVWFGGDAPITASSSIQFHCIYTPAQNGTLRLGFSTLGRGRIFVDNKLIHEATLEPVGTDLGAALLAPPAATVPLEVREGAPLDLRVEIDTRTTGALLNTLGITIGIEAADEDPETLIYEAVEAARAADIAVVVVGTNSHVESEGYDRTSLELPGLQDRLVHAVAAANPRTVVVVNSGSPVLMPWRNEVAGILIGYFGGQEFGHALADIMTGTAEPGGRLPTTWPARQEDVPVINVTPDSDGSLTYAEGIHIGYRAWLKAGTTPAYEFGYGLGYTQWSIDSVDAPAGATANAAHPVTIAMTNTGGRAGKNVVQVYAEKPGSAVERPVRWLVAASPVWAEPGETVTTVLNVPTRLLAYWDNGWTYEPGEYVLRIGTSVSELPLASTLVLVED; from the coding sequence ATGGAACTCCTAACCACTGCAACAGAACATGACAACAGCACCGTCGAGCGGCTGGTGTCCCTCGTAGCTGAACTAACACTTGAGGAAAAGGTCCAGCTTCTGACCGGCCGCGATTTTTGGACCACTCGGCCGCTTGAAAAGATCGGGCTGCGGCGCATGCTTTTTTCGGACGGTCCCACAGGTGTGCGCGGTGAAGTGTGGGACGAACGACGGCCATCGTTGAACTTTCCTTCGGCCGCAGCCATCAGCTCCTCCTGGGACCCTGGCATTGCAGATCGGCTTGGCGTGGCGTCGGCTGTTGAAGCCCGGCGCAAAGGCGTGGATGTAGTACTCGGCCCCACCATCAACCTGCACCGATCACCGCTCGGCGGTCGCCACTTTGAAGCTTTCAGCGAGGACCCGGTCCTGACTGCTGAGCTGGCAGCCGCCTACGTTGCCGGTGTGCAGCGCAACGGCGTGGGTGCTACCCCTAAGCATTACGTGGCCAACGATTCTGAAACGGACCGCTTTGAGGTAAACGTCAAGGTGGCGGATCGGCCGCTGCGGGAGCTCTACCTTCTCGCCTTCGAAAAGGCCATTGTTCAATCTGAGGCCTGGCTTGTCATGAGTGCCTACAACTCCATCAACGGAATCACAGCCACTGAGAATGAACTCTTGGAAGTTCCCTTGAACAGCGAGTGGGGCTTCAACGGCGTGGTCATTAGCGATTGGACGGCTGTTCGCAGCGTCAATAGTGCTGCTGCTTCCCAAGACCTTGTCATGCCGGGTCCAGAGGGCCCTTGGGGCGAAACGCTGGTCAGGGCAGTCACGGCCGGCGAGATCCCTGAGGCAGCGGTCGACCGGAAGGTCCTCCGGATTCTCCAGCTCGCGGCGCGTGTGGGGGCATTGGCTGGCTTCGACGCCGTCGTCCCTGAGCCCTGGGGCATGGAGGAGCTCATCGCGTTCGCCCGTGAGGCATCCGCAGCCGGAACTGTCATGGTGAAAAATGACGGTATTCTCCCAGTCAGCCCGGCCTCGGTTCGAAAGGTCGCTGTCATCGGTCACAATGCCCGTCACGCCCGGACCCAAGGCGGAGGGTCAGCGACCGTGGTTCCTGAAAAGGTTGTTAACCCGCTGGACGGAATCCGGGCTGCTTTTGGTGCGGAAAAGGTCAGTTACAGCATGGGGGCGGTGGTTCAGGAAGGTATTACCGAGCTGCCACTTGAGCAGATCGCCAACCCGGTCACTGGGGAACCCGGAATCCGGGTTCGCTTTTTGGATTCCAAAGGGCAAGAGCTCTTTGCCGAGGACAGGCAGTCCACCGCTTTGGTGTGGTTCGGTGGAGATGCACCCATCACAGCGTCCTCATCGATACAGTTCCACTGCATCTACACTCCCGCGCAGAACGGCACCTTGAGATTGGGGTTCTCAACCCTGGGGCGTGGCCGGATCTTTGTAGATAACAAACTCATCCATGAAGCAACCCTGGAACCCGTCGGAACCGACCTGGGTGCAGCGTTGTTGGCTCCTCCGGCAGCTACGGTGCCATTGGAAGTGAGGGAGGGCGCGCCGCTGGACCTAAGGGTGGAAATCGACACCAGGACCACGGGTGCTCTGTTGAATACGCTGGGGATCACCATTGGCATCGAGGCGGCTGACGAAGATCCTGAAACGCTGATTTATGAAGCTGTGGAGGCTGCCCGGGCGGCCGATATTGCCGTGGTCGTGGTGGGCACCAATTCGCACGTCGAATCCGAGGGATATGACCGGACGTCCCTCGAGCTCCCCGGACTGCAGGACCGTCTAGTCCACGCGGTTGCGGCCGCTAACCCCCGCACCGTGGTCGTCGTGAACTCCGGCTCTCCGGTCCTGATGCCGTGGCGGAACGAAGTAGCGGGGATCCTGATTGGCTACTTCGGCGGCCAAGAGTTCGGCCATGCCCTCGCAGACATCATGACGGGTACGGCTGAACCAGGTGGCAGGCTGCCCACCACTTGGCCGGCCCGCCAAGAGGACGTACCTGTCATCAATGTCACCCCCGATTCCGACGGCAGTCTCACCTATGCCGAGGGGATCCACATTGGGTACCGTGCCTGGCTCAAAGCCGGCACCACCCCCGCTTACGAATTCGGGTATGGCCTCGGCTATACGCAATGGAGCATCGATTCCGTCGATGCGCCGGCTGGGGCCACAGCCAACGCAGCCCATCCAGTCACCATTGCAATGACGAATACCGGCGGCCGGGCTGGGAAGAACGTAGTCCAGGTGTACGCAGAGAAGCCGGGTTCCGCCGTCGAACGTCCCGTGCGTTGGCTGGTGGCCGCCAGTCCGGTGTGGGCAGAACCCGGTGAAACCGTGACGACTGTCCTGAACGTCCCCACCCGTCTCCTTGCCTATTGGGATAACGGTTGGACGTACGAGCCGGGCGAATACGTCCTCCGGATCGGCACTTCCGTGAGCGAACTTCCGCTGGCATCCACCCTGGTATTGGTAGAGGACTAG
- a CDS encoding ABC transporter permease, whose translation MYRFVLRRLFSGVLLLFVITTVAYVLLYAGGGDIARRIVGPTATDAQVALKSSQLGLDRPLLVQYWEWLTKAVTGDLGRSWFNGQLVSTGVSSRLSVTVSLVLGAVIIAALISVVIGVWAAVRRGWVDRLVQTVGVMGFAIPGFLIALGLVSLFALNLKWFKATGYVPMTTSFGGWAATVTLPIIALSIGCIAAVVQQIRGSLIDALRQDYVRTLRARGLSFNRVVYKHVLRNAGGPALAVLAVQFIGLLGGAVIIEQIFALPGLGQITVAATGQGDIPVVMGVVVATAAIVVIVNLIIDLAQGWLNPKVRLS comes from the coding sequence ATGTATCGATTCGTGCTGCGCCGCCTGTTCTCGGGCGTCCTGTTGCTGTTCGTCATCACGACGGTCGCCTACGTCCTGCTTTACGCCGGCGGTGGTGACATCGCCCGCCGCATCGTTGGTCCCACGGCCACGGATGCTCAGGTAGCCCTGAAATCCAGCCAACTCGGTTTGGACCGACCGCTGCTGGTCCAATATTGGGAGTGGCTCACAAAAGCCGTGACCGGCGACCTTGGTCGTTCGTGGTTCAACGGACAACTCGTCAGCACCGGGGTCAGCAGCCGGCTTTCCGTCACCGTCTCATTGGTCCTCGGTGCAGTCATCATTGCCGCACTCATCTCCGTGGTTATTGGCGTCTGGGCTGCGGTGCGGCGCGGCTGGGTGGATCGGTTGGTCCAAACTGTGGGTGTTATGGGTTTCGCCATCCCAGGATTCCTGATCGCGCTGGGGCTTGTTTCCTTGTTTGCCCTCAACCTCAAATGGTTCAAGGCCACGGGGTATGTACCGATGACGACGTCGTTCGGCGGCTGGGCAGCGACCGTCACCTTGCCAATCATCGCGTTATCGATCGGCTGTATTGCAGCCGTGGTCCAACAGATCCGCGGTTCACTGATCGACGCGCTCCGCCAGGACTACGTCCGTACGCTGAGGGCCCGCGGATTGTCGTTCAACCGCGTGGTCTACAAGCACGTCCTGCGCAACGCCGGCGGTCCCGCCTTGGCCGTGCTGGCCGTTCAGTTCATCGGCCTTCTGGGCGGCGCCGTCATCATTGAACAGATCTTCGCCCTGCCCGGTCTAGGGCAAATCACCGTAGCCGCCACCGGGCAAGGTGATATTCCGGTGGTGATGGGCGTTGTGGTTGCCACGGCTGCCATCGTTGTCATCGTCAACCTCATCATCGACCTCGCCCAGGGCTGGCTCAATCCGAAAGTTCGTTTGTCATGA
- a CDS encoding alpha/beta hydrolase — translation MKEETKDMAETGTQNTSSSIASQLIRGLELHGQPRDPRTDTDHLSLVSIYPELNTVLTSDVHIPTSDGGVPARLYRPAGDALAGFVWVHGGAFIAGNLDMPEAHWVSLYLASQGISVLSLDYRKALHGVKYPAPSNDVLAGWSWASENPGALGLSSEVRLHLGGASAGAALTASLTARLRDGAGVLPASLLLAYPLVHAELPELNEELREAMTGVPADLAFDAGFIRDISLNFVGSEDNFKDPYAFAGEGLLTGFPPVYVINAESDTLRASGELFVDQLHVAGVSVRMDMEPGSMHGHLDHPHTEPARKSVERMLAWLLQSNS, via the coding sequence ATGAAGGAAGAAACCAAAGACATGGCCGAGACAGGCACGCAGAATACGTCATCATCCATAGCCAGCCAATTGATCCGCGGGTTGGAGCTGCACGGGCAACCCCGCGATCCCCGAACCGACACCGACCATCTGTCCCTCGTGTCCATATACCCGGAACTGAACACTGTATTGACATCCGACGTTCACATTCCGACGTCGGATGGAGGGGTTCCAGCCCGCCTGTATCGTCCTGCCGGCGATGCTCTTGCTGGTTTCGTATGGGTTCACGGAGGCGCCTTCATTGCCGGAAACCTGGACATGCCGGAGGCCCATTGGGTCAGCTTGTACCTTGCGTCCCAAGGCATTTCAGTGCTGTCGCTGGATTACCGAAAAGCCCTGCACGGAGTCAAGTATCCGGCACCCTCCAACGATGTGCTTGCTGGTTGGAGTTGGGCCTCGGAGAATCCCGGAGCCTTGGGATTGAGCAGTGAAGTACGGCTGCATCTCGGGGGAGCAAGCGCCGGAGCCGCTCTAACGGCCTCGCTTACGGCTCGTCTGAGGGATGGCGCTGGGGTGCTGCCAGCGTCATTGCTGCTGGCCTATCCGCTGGTTCACGCAGAGCTACCCGAGCTCAACGAGGAACTCAGGGAGGCGATGACAGGCGTTCCAGCAGATCTCGCCTTTGATGCCGGGTTCATCCGGGACATCAGCCTCAATTTCGTGGGCAGCGAAGACAACTTCAAAGATCCATACGCGTTTGCCGGTGAAGGTCTGCTTACCGGCTTCCCGCCGGTTTACGTCATCAACGCCGAGTCCGACACCCTTCGTGCTTCAGGGGAGCTTTTTGTGGATCAACTGCACGTGGCAGGAGTGTCAGTGCGCATGGACATGGAACCCGGCAGTATGCACGGTCACTTGGACCACCCTCACACAGAACCTGCCAGAAAATCAGTTGAGCGGATGCTCGCGTGGCTCCTCCAAAGCAACAGCTGA
- a CDS encoding serine hydrolase domain-containing protein, translating to MTSIATPVHNRSMGTVAPGFENVRDEFDAYLADDPNYSAQLAVYWKDELVVDLAGGDGLRNDTLTGTFSATKGVAAITLATLIRSGELNLDRTVVHYWPEFAAHGKDKILIRELLSHQAGLINVDAGLETADILDSRSAAHKLAGQRPFWHPSTAFGYHGLTVGAFMEELVRRITGGTLQDLYEARIRAPRDIDFWLGLPESHEQRFEALRPAQPSADQLALMAQSQVPSDGLGALMFNSVNNMFPLLTGPYSPNLREVRAAGPAALGGIGSARGLAQVYAAAIGLTGEALLDADTLGAVAQQQVWGVDRVLNFPAAFGIVFMKPHPASDFGSFRAFGHDGAGGALGYADPLYDVSFGYIPLQMQLPGGADARALHLSQTVRTAVRQQ from the coding sequence ATGACTTCCATCGCAACACCCGTCCACAACCGGTCCATGGGGACGGTCGCTCCTGGGTTTGAAAACGTCCGTGACGAGTTCGATGCGTACCTCGCCGACGACCCCAACTACAGCGCCCAACTGGCCGTGTATTGGAAAGACGAACTGGTGGTTGATCTGGCCGGAGGGGACGGCCTGAGGAACGACACGCTCACGGGGACGTTTTCGGCCACAAAAGGCGTTGCCGCGATTACTCTGGCGACCCTGATCAGATCGGGTGAACTCAATCTGGATAGAACGGTGGTCCACTACTGGCCTGAATTCGCTGCCCACGGGAAGGATAAGATCCTTATCCGGGAACTCTTGTCCCATCAGGCGGGACTCATCAACGTAGATGCCGGGCTGGAAACGGCGGATATCCTGGACTCGCGTAGCGCCGCCCATAAGCTCGCAGGGCAGCGTCCATTCTGGCATCCATCCACAGCGTTTGGTTATCACGGCCTCACTGTAGGGGCCTTCATGGAGGAACTGGTCCGGCGGATCACGGGCGGTACCCTTCAGGACCTATATGAGGCGAGGATCCGCGCGCCTAGGGACATCGATTTTTGGCTCGGCTTGCCGGAGTCGCACGAGCAAAGGTTCGAAGCGCTGCGTCCCGCACAGCCAAGCGCCGATCAACTCGCGCTGATGGCACAAAGCCAGGTGCCCTCCGACGGTTTGGGTGCGTTGATGTTCAATAGTGTCAACAATATGTTCCCGCTGCTCACGGGACCTTACTCACCGAACCTTCGCGAAGTACGAGCGGCTGGACCTGCCGCGCTCGGCGGCATCGGATCGGCCAGGGGCCTGGCCCAGGTCTACGCCGCAGCGATTGGGCTGACAGGCGAAGCACTTCTTGATGCTGACACTCTGGGAGCAGTCGCACAGCAACAAGTGTGGGGAGTCGACCGTGTGCTGAATTTTCCCGCGGCCTTTGGCATCGTTTTTATGAAGCCCCACCCTGCAAGTGATTTCGGCAGTTTCCGGGCCTTCGGCCACGATGGGGCCGGAGGAGCGCTCGGGTACGCAGATCCGCTCTACGATGTCAGCTTTGGTTACATCCCGCTTCAGATGCAGCTTCCCGGCGGGGCGGACGCCAGGGCACTGCACCTCTCCCAGACCGTTAGGACTGCTGTGCGACAGCAGTAG
- a CDS encoding Lrp/AsnC family transcriptional regulator: MPKLLDEEDLQLVHALQIGPRLPWSTLGEILDRHPTSLGTRWRNLEEMGYAWISSNPVGSLDQMTVSIHHLQCTLSDRADAIKFLSQAPEVVSIDERNGSQDLMLTVVTPTASRLVESVYPLFNDVPGIVGYETAFCTRLHQASYSWQVTALSPQQQRSLRDAVAQSSRPPYTGAAPSHYWPVVRELSRNGRATGSDIAAVTGIHPATARRQLNKVLDSGALTFRCEVAHQAAGYPLIGQWFCRLPIAEHERAASLLAKVGKMRLCASITGSSNFMFMIWLRSPAEALVIENALDVHVPLLKVTESTLIISTPKRLGSLLHADGSKTGSVALVDDSWVQEPAAATSPPADA, encoded by the coding sequence ATGCCAAAGCTTCTGGATGAAGAGGATCTGCAGCTCGTCCATGCCTTGCAGATCGGTCCCCGGCTTCCATGGAGCACACTGGGAGAAATCCTGGATCGGCACCCGACATCGCTGGGGACGCGATGGCGAAATCTGGAGGAGATGGGCTATGCCTGGATCTCATCGAATCCCGTAGGGTCTCTGGACCAGATGACCGTCTCGATCCACCACCTTCAGTGCACCCTGAGCGATAGGGCTGACGCGATCAAATTTCTATCTCAGGCGCCGGAGGTGGTCAGCATTGATGAACGAAATGGAAGTCAGGACCTGATGCTGACCGTGGTGACGCCAACGGCGAGTCGGCTCGTGGAGTCGGTATATCCCCTGTTCAACGACGTACCAGGCATCGTTGGATACGAAACGGCGTTTTGCACACGACTTCACCAGGCTTCCTACTCTTGGCAAGTGACGGCACTTTCCCCCCAGCAGCAGCGATCACTGCGGGACGCTGTCGCGCAGAGCAGCAGGCCACCATATACGGGTGCTGCACCATCGCACTACTGGCCGGTTGTCCGAGAGCTGAGCCGGAACGGGCGGGCAACGGGGAGCGATATCGCCGCTGTAACCGGCATTCACCCTGCCACGGCACGCAGGCAGCTGAATAAGGTTCTGGACAGCGGTGCGCTGACGTTTCGCTGCGAAGTAGCCCACCAGGCGGCAGGCTACCCGCTCATTGGCCAATGGTTCTGCCGCCTACCGATCGCGGAGCATGAGCGAGCAGCCAGCCTACTGGCAAAGGTGGGGAAGATGCGTCTTTGCGCCTCCATCACAGGCAGTTCCAACTTTATGTTCATGATCTGGCTACGGTCACCTGCAGAGGCGCTGGTAATCGAGAACGCCCTGGACGTACATGTTCCGTTGCTAAAGGTGACTGAAAGCACCCTCATTATCAGCACGCCGAAGCGTCTCGGGTCACTGCTGCACGCTGACGGCTCAAAAACGGGCAGTGTCGCACTCGTCGATGACTCATGGGTCCAGGAACCTGCGGCCGCGACGTCTCCGCCAGCCGACGCTTAG
- a CDS encoding dipeptide/oligopeptide/nickel ABC transporter permease/ATP-binding protein, protein MTGAPLPLPTSAARVSLFRKLLIHPTGAVSLLVLFLVAMASMLAPVLAPYDPNASSLKDVLAKAGSEYLLGADSAGRDVFSRLLFAGQFSLAGALVALAVALVIGVTAGLIAGYHGGWFDTVSSWLTGLLMALPGMVVLLAARAVVGPSMWLSMVIFGVLLSPAFFRLVYASVTAVRNELYVDAARVSGLGDVRIIGRHILTVVRAPVIIQSAMILGIAIAIQAGLEFLGLGDRTIPTWGSMLNDGFINIFKAPTLVLWPALVIGLVCVALTLLANAMRDELERSRGPVKKGRKAAPTGAENATEKRGNAAVVHAEEPSSNHGELLLEVKDLGIGYDQPDGSTTDVVHHVNLTVRRGEVHGLVGESGSGKTQTAFSILRLLPQDGRITGGSILFEGRDLAHLSEKEMTKVRGKRIAYIPQEPMSNLDAAFTIGSQLMEPMRVCLGLSKAEARKRALALLAKVGIPHPERTFNSYPHQISGGMAQRVLIAGAVSCEPDLLIADEPTTALDVTVQAEVLNLLRELQEELKMGVILVTHNFGVVADLCDRVTVMQSGRVVETGPVRAIFNEAKHPYTRQLLDAILEDTAPRGPLVTAGTSRELNGVTP, encoded by the coding sequence ATGACTGGAGCACCACTTCCACTGCCGACCTCGGCAGCCAGAGTTTCCCTTTTTCGTAAGCTGCTGATTCACCCAACCGGTGCTGTCTCGCTGCTTGTCCTGTTTTTGGTGGCCATGGCCTCCATGCTGGCCCCGGTGCTGGCACCTTACGATCCCAATGCATCCAGCCTCAAGGATGTGCTCGCCAAAGCCGGGTCAGAGTATCTGCTGGGGGCTGACAGCGCTGGCCGCGATGTCTTCAGTCGCCTGCTTTTCGCCGGCCAGTTCAGCCTCGCCGGCGCGTTGGTTGCCCTTGCGGTGGCGCTGGTCATCGGTGTGACGGCAGGGTTGATCGCCGGATATCACGGCGGTTGGTTCGACACTGTGTCCTCCTGGCTCACCGGCCTATTGATGGCCTTGCCCGGCATGGTTGTCCTGCTGGCGGCCCGCGCCGTGGTTGGCCCGTCCATGTGGCTGTCCATGGTGATCTTCGGCGTGTTGCTTTCGCCTGCTTTCTTCCGCTTGGTCTATGCATCAGTCACCGCGGTCCGCAACGAGCTGTATGTTGATGCTGCGCGCGTTTCAGGCCTGGGAGACGTCCGCATCATAGGCCGCCACATACTCACCGTGGTCCGGGCCCCCGTCATTATTCAATCTGCCATGATCCTGGGAATTGCAATCGCCATCCAGGCCGGGCTGGAGTTTTTGGGCTTGGGTGACAGGACTATCCCCACCTGGGGCAGCATGCTCAATGATGGCTTCATCAACATCTTCAAAGCGCCCACTCTTGTCCTTTGGCCAGCGCTGGTCATCGGCCTGGTCTGCGTTGCCTTGACGTTGCTGGCCAACGCAATGCGTGACGAACTCGAACGCAGCCGCGGTCCGGTGAAGAAGGGCCGCAAGGCAGCGCCAACCGGAGCCGAAAATGCCACGGAGAAGCGAGGGAACGCGGCGGTGGTCCATGCCGAAGAACCGAGCAGCAACCACGGCGAGCTGCTGCTGGAAGTCAAAGACCTCGGGATCGGCTATGACCAGCCGGATGGATCCACTACCGACGTCGTGCATCACGTGAACCTGACAGTCCGGAGAGGCGAGGTGCATGGCCTGGTGGGGGAATCCGGCTCCGGCAAGACGCAGACCGCGTTCTCCATCCTCCGGCTCTTGCCCCAGGACGGTCGTATCACCGGAGGTTCCATCCTCTTTGAAGGAAGGGACCTGGCGCACCTCTCCGAAAAGGAGATGACCAAGGTCCGCGGAAAGCGCATCGCCTACATCCCGCAGGAACCAATGTCCAACCTGGACGCCGCCTTCACCATCGGCAGTCAGCTGATGGAACCTATGCGGGTCTGCCTGGGATTATCCAAGGCTGAGGCGCGCAAACGCGCCCTTGCGCTGCTGGCCAAGGTAGGAATTCCCCACCCCGAACGGACCTTCAACTCCTACCCGCACCAGATCTCCGGCGGAATGGCCCAGCGCGTCCTGATAGCCGGTGCGGTGTCCTGCGAACCGGACCTGCTGATCGCCGACGAACCTACCACCGCCCTGGACGTCACTGTGCAGGCCGAAGTTCTGAACCTGCTCCGGGAACTTCAGGAAGAGCTGAAGATGGGCGTCATCCTGGTGACCCACAACTTCGGTGTAGTCGCAGATCTCTGTGACCGCGTCACTGTGATGCAGAGCGGCAGGGTGGTGGAAACGGGACCCGTCCGTGCCATATTCAACGAGGCGAAGCACCCGTACACCCGCCAGCTGCTTGATGCGATTCTCGAAGACACCGCTCCCCGCGGTCCGCTCGTCACGGCCGGCACGTCCAGGGAACTGAATGGAGTGACACCATGA
- a CDS encoding ATP-binding cassette domain-containing protein: protein MTETLLDIKDVVVEYPPKGFRAKPFKAIKGVSLDIRPGETVGLVGESGSGKTTLGRSVLGLAPVTGGSIKYRGKEISNATRAQRRELSHEIQVVFQDPYTSLNPSMTIEQILTEPLTVRKVERQAANKRVAELLDQVRLPQGAAHRLPREFSGGQRQRVAIARALALDPQLIVCDEPVSALDLSTQARVMELFIEIQERTGVAYLFISHDLAVVRHLSHRVAVMYHGEIVEWGDGGQVTSAPEHPYTQRLLMAAPIPDPDRQAKHRADRLRLLEIHREQDVQAGFA, encoded by the coding sequence ATGACTGAGACACTGCTCGACATCAAAGACGTCGTTGTGGAATACCCGCCCAAGGGCTTCCGTGCGAAACCCTTCAAGGCGATAAAGGGTGTGTCCTTGGACATTCGTCCGGGCGAGACCGTGGGGCTGGTGGGGGAGTCCGGTTCCGGTAAAACCACATTGGGCCGCTCCGTGCTGGGACTGGCACCGGTCACCGGCGGCAGCATCAAGTACCGGGGCAAGGAGATCTCCAATGCCACGCGTGCCCAGCGCAGGGAACTCAGCCACGAGATCCAAGTGGTTTTTCAAGACCCTTACACGTCGCTGAATCCGTCCATGACCATCGAACAGATCCTCACCGAACCACTAACTGTCCGCAAAGTGGAACGTCAGGCGGCCAACAAACGCGTGGCAGAACTGCTGGACCAGGTCCGCTTACCCCAGGGCGCCGCACATCGGTTGCCCCGAGAGTTTTCCGGTGGCCAGCGTCAGCGTGTTGCCATCGCCCGGGCCTTGGCCTTGGACCCCCAGCTCATCGTCTGCGATGAACCCGTTTCTGCTCTGGATCTCTCCACTCAGGCCCGCGTGATGGAGCTCTTTATCGAAATCCAGGAGCGCACCGGCGTCGCCTACTTGTTCATTTCCCACGACCTCGCCGTCGTCCGCCACCTCAGCCACCGCGTGGCTGTGATGTACCACGGCGAGATCGTCGAATGGGGCGACGGCGGGCAGGTCACCAGTGCGCCTGAACACCCTTACACCCAGCGGTTACTCATGGCAGCCCCGATTCCCGATCCGGACCGGCAGGCAAAACACCGGGCAGACAGGCTTCGACTTCTGGAAATCCACCGCGAGCAGGATGTGCAGGCGGGCTTCGCCTGA